From the Ferrigenium kumadai genome, one window contains:
- a CDS encoding sensor histidine kinase — protein sequence MKYLILVSVVVGGALLYLLSSSSADTEVFSLNYYSLLGLTGTLAVCLMGLVGYQLWRLRNKLRNRVFGAKLTLRLVLFFTLIAVVPGILVYAVSVQFLGKSIESWFDVRVEKALEGGLNLGRSSLDNSLKELSKKTQFIGLLLAEKQPEQYQRALDQLVDEKVAQEAALFSAKGNLVAFSSGGRHSLQPDMPDSELLRLTLEKGENAVIDTLPQKGLTLRALVAVDSNTHGARYVLQFTQPVPKQIEADAETVQAVYRDYQELTLSRLGLKRLYAITLTLSLLVVLLTAVSAAFFISERLGASLEALAEGTRAVAQGDFTRQHPIQSSDELGALTGLFNQMTRQLFDAKQASEQQQREVESAKAHLESVLTHLSSGVLALDDGLRLRSVNPSAGQILGAPLQEMLRMPLDQIAEKYSLLGSFCQTVMEAFGETPNGEWQRQIERLSKNGVQILLMRGTRLPQGGEAGYVVVFDDISHLLQAERQAAWGEVARRLAHEIKNPLTPIQLSAERLQHKLSDKLDESGAQLLKRATQTIVSQVAAMKNMVGDFANYARGPALKLSRLDVHKLIKEVLGLYEANAIPIVLKLEASHSEVNGDATRLRQVVHNLLQNAQDALQGVAQPQITLTTETQGREIHLRVEDNGAGFSESVLARAFEPYMTTKTKGTGLGLAIVKKIVEEHGGRIAIENNQNGGARINIHLPLTEEA from the coding sequence GTGAAATACCTCATTCTTGTCAGTGTGGTGGTCGGCGGTGCGTTGCTTTACCTGCTGTCCAGCAGCAGCGCAGACACCGAAGTGTTTTCGCTGAACTACTACAGCCTGCTCGGCTTGACCGGTACTCTGGCTGTTTGCTTGATGGGGCTGGTCGGTTACCAGTTGTGGCGCCTGCGCAACAAGCTCCGGAACAGGGTGTTCGGAGCGAAACTGACCTTGCGACTGGTGCTGTTCTTCACTTTGATCGCGGTGGTGCCGGGGATACTGGTCTATGCGGTCTCGGTACAATTCCTGGGCAAGAGCATCGAGTCGTGGTTCGACGTGCGCGTCGAAAAGGCGCTGGAGGGCGGCCTCAATCTTGGCCGGAGCAGCCTGGACAACAGTCTGAAGGAGTTGTCCAAGAAGACCCAGTTCATCGGGTTGTTGTTGGCGGAAAAACAACCGGAACAGTATCAGCGCGCCTTAGACCAGCTGGTGGACGAGAAGGTGGCGCAGGAAGCGGCGCTGTTCTCCGCCAAGGGGAATCTGGTCGCGTTCTCCTCGGGCGGACGACACTCCCTGCAGCCGGATATGCCGGATAGCGAGTTGTTGCGGCTGACGCTGGAAAAGGGCGAGAACGCCGTAATCGATACCCTGCCGCAAAAAGGATTGACGCTGCGAGCGCTGGTGGCTGTGGATTCCAATACCCACGGCGCTCGCTATGTACTGCAATTTACCCAGCCGGTGCCCAAGCAGATCGAGGCAGACGCCGAAACCGTGCAGGCGGTATACCGCGATTACCAGGAACTGACGCTGTCTCGCTTGGGTCTGAAACGGCTGTATGCGATCACCCTCACGCTGTCGCTGCTGGTGGTGTTGCTGACGGCGGTGTCGGCCGCGTTCTTCATCAGCGAGCGTCTGGGCGCCTCTCTAGAAGCCTTGGCCGAGGGCACGCGCGCCGTGGCGCAGGGCGACTTCACTCGCCAGCATCCGATTCAGAGCAGCGACGAACTGGGTGCATTGACCGGCCTGTTCAATCAGATGACGCGACAGCTATTCGATGCCAAACAGGCCAGCGAACAGCAACAGCGAGAAGTGGAAAGCGCCAAAGCGCATTTGGAAAGCGTGCTGACCCACTTGTCTTCTGGCGTGCTGGCCCTGGACGATGGATTGCGTCTGCGCTCGGTGAATCCCAGCGCGGGACAGATCCTTGGCGCACCGCTGCAGGAGATGCTGCGTATGCCGCTGGACCAGATCGCCGAGAAATACAGTCTGCTGGGTTCATTCTGCCAGACGGTGATGGAGGCGTTCGGTGAGACGCCCAACGGCGAATGGCAGCGCCAGATCGAGCGGCTCAGCAAAAACGGCGTGCAGATTCTGCTGATGCGCGGGACTCGCCTGCCGCAAGGCGGGGAAGCGGGTTACGTCGTGGTGTTCGACGACATCAGCCATCTGTTGCAAGCGGAGCGCCAGGCGGCATGGGGCGAAGTGGCGCGGCGGCTGGCGCATGAGATCAAGAATCCGCTTACACCGATCCAGCTCTCGGCGGAACGCCTGCAGCACAAACTCAGCGACAAGCTGGACGAGAGCGGCGCGCAATTGTTGAAACGCGCCACTCAGACTATCGTCAGCCAGGTCGCCGCGATGAAGAATATGGTGGGCGATTTCGCCAACTACGCGCGCGGCCCGGCGTTGAAACTGTCGCGCCTGGATGTGCACAAGCTGATCAAGGAAGTGCTTGGACTGTATGAGGCGAACGCCATTCCCATCGTGTTGAAGCTGGAGGCCTCGCATAGCGAAGTCAACGGCGATGCAACCCGTTTGCGTCAGGTCGTACACAACCTGCTGCAGAACGCGCAGGACGCGTTGCAGGGCGTCGCTCAGCCGCAGATCACGCTGACGACCGAGACGCAGGGGCGCGAGATCCATCTGCGTGTCGAAGACAACGGCGCGGGCTTTTCCGAGAGCGTGCTGGCGCGCGCCTTCGAACCGTATATGACAACCAAGACCAAGGGCACGGGATTGGGACTGGCGATCGTGAAAAAGATCGTGGAAGAACATGGCGGCCGCATCGCCATCGAAAATAACCAAAACGGCGGAGCGCGGATCAATATCCATCTGCCGTTGACGGAGGAAGCATAA
- a CDS encoding response regulator → MASKQILVVDDEIGIRELLSEILFDEGYQVHLAENAEQARSYRNEREPDLVLLDIWMPDTDGVTLLKEWVEQDLLTMPVVMMSGHGTIETAVEATRIGAVDFLEKPISLQKLLGTVAKAIKEGAPKPPVPVDEVPNQQITLDIDGQMQQFSLPLDLPLREAREHFDAFYFDYHLQKEGGNITRVAEKVGLERTHLYRKLKQLGIKFAKKGGEDETQ, encoded by the coding sequence ATGGCAAGCAAGCAAATACTGGTCGTGGATGACGAGATCGGCATTCGCGAATTGTTGTCGGAGATTTTGTTCGACGAGGGTTATCAGGTACATCTGGCGGAGAACGCCGAGCAGGCGCGCAGTTATCGCAACGAGCGCGAGCCGGATCTGGTGCTGCTTGATATCTGGATGCCGGACACCGATGGGGTGACCCTGCTCAAGGAATGGGTCGAGCAGGACCTGTTGACCATGCCGGTGGTGATGATGTCTGGCCACGGTACTATCGAAACGGCGGTCGAGGCGACGCGCATCGGTGCGGTCGACTTTCTGGAAAAGCCCATCTCATTGCAGAAGTTGCTCGGTACCGTCGCCAAGGCCATCAAGGAAGGGGCACCCAAGCCGCCGGTACCGGTCGACGAGGTGCCAAACCAGCAGATCACCCTGGATATCGACGGGCAGATGCAGCAATTCTCCTTGCCGCTCGATCTGCCGTTGCGCGAGGCGCGAGAGCACTTCGACGCGTTCTACTTCGACTACCATTTGCAGAAAGAGGGCGGCAACATTACCCGGGTGGCCGAAAAGGTCGGTCTGGAACGCACCCATCTGTACCGCAAACTGAAGCAGCTGGGCATCAAGTTCGCCAAAAAGGGCGGAGAGGACGAAACCCAGTAA
- the tkt gene encoding transketolase, whose protein sequence is MAATRNVTPPKYNDITGAIRMLAVDAVQKANSGHPGAPMGMAEIADVLWNRHLRHNPANPKWPDRDRFILSNGHGSMLVYALLHLSGYDLPIEELKRFRQMHSKTPGHPEYGYTPGVETTGGPLGQGITNAVGMAMAEKLLANEFNKPGHEIVNHHTYVFLGDGCMMEGISHEACALAGTWGLGKLTAFWDDNNISIDGHIDGWYTDDTAKRFEAYGWHVIANVQGHDSDAIDAAIKAAHAVTDKPTLICCKTIIGAGSPNKEGTHDVHGAALGADEVAATREHIGWKYPPFEIPAHVYEAWDARTKGAGLEKLWNNKFAEYKKAFPKEAAEFERRINNQLPADWAAHAAEFIAKTNEKAETIATRKASQNAINGLQPALPEFLGGSADLTGSNLTNWTGAHHVSGKKPGNYISYGVREFGMSHIMNGMALHGGFLPFGGTFLMFSEYARNALRMSALMKQRVIYVFTHDSIGLGEDGPTHQPVEQTATLRYIPNMEVWRPCDTVESAVAWVAAVERNDGPSSLIFSRQNLAFQKRDAAQIAAIRKGAYVLSEAAGGKPQAVIIATGSEVSLALEAQKALAAEGINVRVVSMPSTNVFDKQDQAYKDSVLPKGVKRVAVEAGVTGGWYKYVLDGAVVGMDCFGESAPAPELFKHFGFTTDNVVAAVKKVMG, encoded by the coding sequence ATGGCTGCGACACGCAACGTAACCCCACCAAAATACAACGACATTACCGGCGCGATCCGCATGCTGGCAGTGGATGCCGTGCAAAAAGCCAACTCCGGTCACCCGGGCGCCCCGATGGGCATGGCGGAAATCGCCGACGTGCTGTGGAACCGCCATCTGCGTCACAATCCCGCGAACCCGAAGTGGCCAGATCGTGACCGCTTCATCCTGTCCAACGGCCACGGCTCGATGCTGGTCTACGCGCTGCTGCATTTGTCCGGCTACGATCTGCCGATCGAAGAGCTGAAGCGTTTCCGCCAGATGCATTCCAAGACTCCGGGGCACCCCGAGTACGGTTACACCCCGGGCGTGGAAACCACCGGTGGCCCGCTGGGCCAAGGCATCACCAACGCTGTCGGTATGGCGATGGCTGAAAAGCTGCTGGCCAACGAGTTCAACAAGCCGGGTCACGAGATCGTCAATCACCACACCTATGTGTTCCTCGGCGACGGCTGCATGATGGAAGGCATCTCGCACGAAGCCTGCGCGCTGGCCGGCACCTGGGGTCTGGGCAAGCTGACTGCGTTCTGGGATGACAACAACATCTCCATCGACGGCCACATCGACGGCTGGTATACCGACGACACCGCGAAGCGTTTCGAAGCTTACGGCTGGCATGTCATTGCCAACGTACAGGGGCATGATTCCGATGCCATCGACGCCGCAATCAAGGCAGCCCATGCGGTTACCGACAAGCCGACCCTGATCTGCTGCAAGACCATCATTGGCGCAGGCTCTCCCAACAAGGAAGGCACGCACGACGTGCACGGCGCAGCGCTGGGTGCTGACGAAGTGGCCGCGACGCGCGAACACATCGGCTGGAAATATCCTCCGTTCGAAATCCCGGCTCACGTGTATGAGGCATGGGATGCCCGCACCAAGGGTGCAGGCCTGGAAAAACTGTGGAACAACAAGTTCGCCGAATACAAGAAGGCCTTCCCGAAGGAAGCCGCCGAGTTCGAGCGCCGTATCAATAACCAGTTGCCGGCCGACTGGGCTGCTCACGCTGCCGAGTTCATCGCCAAGACCAACGAGAAGGCCGAGACCATCGCCACTCGCAAGGCTTCGCAGAACGCAATCAATGGCCTGCAACCCGCGCTGCCCGAGTTCCTGGGCGGTTCCGCCGACCTGACCGGTTCCAACCTGACCAACTGGACAGGTGCGCACCACGTTTCCGGCAAGAAGCCGGGTAACTACATCAGCTATGGCGTGCGCGAGTTCGGCATGTCGCACATCATGAACGGCATGGCGCTGCACGGCGGTTTCCTGCCGTTCGGCGGCACTTTCCTGATGTTCTCCGAATACGCACGCAATGCGTTGCGCATGTCGGCATTGATGAAGCAGCGCGTGATCTACGTGTTCACCCACGACTCCATCGGTCTGGGCGAAGACGGTCCGACTCACCAGCCGGTCGAGCAGACTGCTACCCTGCGCTACATCCCGAACATGGAAGTATGGCGTCCGTGCGACACCGTTGAATCCGCCGTGGCATGGGTTGCTGCAGTCGAGCGCAACGACGGTCCGTCCAGCCTCATCTTCAGCCGCCAGAATCTGGCGTTCCAGAAGCGCGACGCAGCTCAGATCGCTGCCATCCGCAAGGGAGCCTACGTGTTGTCCGAGGCAGCAGGCGGCAAGCCGCAAGCCGTGATCATCGCCACCGGCTCCGAAGTGTCGCTGGCACTGGAAGCGCAGAAGGCGCTGGCAGCCGAAGGCATCAACGTGCGTGTGGTTTCCATGCCGTCGACCAACGTGTTCGACAAGCAGGACCAGGCCTACAAGGACAGCGTACTGCCTAAGGGTGTGAAGCGCGTCGCGGTCGAGGCTGGCGTGACCGGCGGCTGGTACAAGTATGTTCTGGATGGCGCGGTGGTCGGCATGGACTGCTTCGGCGAATCCGCACCGGCACCGGAATTGTTCAAGCACTTCGGCTTCACCACCGACAATGTGGTTGCCGCAGTGAAGAAAGTTATGGGCTAA
- the gap gene encoding type I glyceraldehyde-3-phosphate dehydrogenase: MAIKVGINGFGRIGRMAFRAIAKDFPEMEVVAINDLLEPDYLAYMLKYDSVHGNFKGEVAVSGNNLVVNGKTIRLTAERDPANLKWNEVNADIVLECTGFFLTDESCQAHIKAGAKKVVMSAPSKDKTPMFVYGVNHTTYAGQAIVSAASCTTNCLAPVAKVLHDNFGIKRGLMTTVHAATATQKTVDGPSNKDWRGGRGILENIIPSSTGAAKAVGVVLPELNGKLTGMAFRVPTSDVSVVDLTVELNKEAKYEDICAAMKKASQTGDISKTLGYTDEKVVSTDFRGCGYSSIFDAEAGIALDGTFVKVVAWYDNEYGYTCNMLRFAQHVAK, from the coding sequence ATGGCAATCAAAGTTGGCATCAATGGTTTCGGCCGTATCGGCCGCATGGCGTTCCGCGCGATCGCGAAGGATTTTCCTGAGATGGAAGTCGTTGCGATCAACGACCTGCTGGAGCCGGACTACCTGGCCTACATGCTGAAGTACGATTCCGTGCACGGCAATTTCAAGGGTGAAGTCGCGGTGAGCGGCAATAACCTGGTTGTGAACGGCAAGACTATCCGCCTGACCGCCGAGCGCGATCCGGCCAACCTGAAGTGGAACGAAGTCAACGCCGACATCGTTCTGGAGTGCACGGGTTTCTTCCTGACCGACGAGTCCTGCCAGGCTCACATCAAGGCTGGCGCCAAGAAGGTCGTGATGTCCGCTCCTTCCAAGGACAAGACCCCGATGTTCGTGTACGGCGTGAACCACACCACCTACGCCGGCCAAGCCATCGTGTCCGCAGCTTCCTGCACTACCAACTGCCTGGCACCTGTTGCCAAGGTGCTGCACGACAACTTCGGCATCAAGCGCGGTCTGATGACTACCGTGCACGCCGCTACTGCGACCCAGAAGACCGTTGACGGTCCGTCCAACAAGGACTGGCGCGGTGGCCGCGGCATCCTGGAAAACATCATTCCGTCGTCCACCGGCGCAGCCAAGGCTGTCGGCGTGGTGCTGCCCGAACTGAACGGCAAGCTGACCGGCATGGCGTTCCGCGTGCCGACCTCCGACGTCTCCGTGGTCGACCTGACTGTCGAGCTGAACAAGGAAGCCAAGTACGAAGACATCTGCGCAGCAATGAAGAAGGCTTCCCAGACCGGCGACATCAGCAAGACGTTGGGTTACACCGATGAGAAGGTGGTTTCCACCGACTTCCGCGGCTGTGGCTATTCGTCGATCTTCGACGCCGAAGCCGGCATCGCGCTGGACGGCACCTTCGTCAAGGTGGTTGCCTGGTACGACAACGAATACGGCTACACCTGCAACATGCTGCGCTTCGCGCAACACGTCGCCAAGTAA
- a CDS encoding phosphoglycerate kinase encodes MSVIKMTDLDLKGKRVLIRSDLNVPVKDGKVTSDARITASMATINHALKAGARVMVTSHLGRPEEGVYSEENSLKPVADTIANKLGKPVRLIRDWIDGGFDVAEGELVLLENCRFNKGEKKSNDELSKKYAALCDVFVMDAFGTAHRAEASTHGVAKFAPVAAAGILLTEELEALSKALLNPARPMVAIVGGSKVSTKLTVLESLSDKCEQLVVGGGIANTFLKAVGKNVGKSLCEDDLVPTAQALMSKMQARGASIPVAVDVVVGKKFDANEPAVLKDAGDVADDDMIFDIGPKSAQELADIIMNAGTVVWNGPVGVFEFDQFGEGTKTIAKAIAETKAFTLAGGGDTIAAIQKYDIYDKVSYISTAGGAFLEFLEGKTLPAVAILEERAKQ; translated from the coding sequence ATGTCCGTTATCAAAATGACCGATCTGGATCTCAAGGGCAAGCGTGTCCTGATCCGCTCCGATCTCAACGTGCCCGTCAAGGACGGCAAAGTCACTTCCGATGCGCGCATCACAGCATCCATGGCCACCATCAACCACGCCCTGAAAGCCGGCGCACGCGTGATGGTGACTTCCCACCTGGGCCGCCCCGAAGAAGGCGTGTACTCGGAAGAGAACTCGCTCAAGCCGGTGGCCGACACCATCGCCAACAAGCTGGGCAAGCCCGTGCGCCTGATCCGCGACTGGATCGACGGCGGCTTCGACGTCGCCGAAGGCGAGCTGGTGCTGCTGGAGAACTGCCGCTTCAACAAGGGCGAAAAGAAGAGCAACGACGAACTGTCGAAGAAGTATGCCGCCCTGTGCGACGTGTTCGTGATGGACGCGTTCGGTACCGCACACCGTGCGGAGGCCTCGACACACGGCGTGGCGAAGTTCGCTCCCGTCGCTGCAGCAGGCATCCTGCTGACCGAAGAACTGGAAGCGCTGAGCAAGGCATTGCTGAACCCCGCACGCCCGATGGTCGCCATTGTCGGCGGCTCCAAGGTCTCGACCAAGCTGACCGTTTTGGAATCGCTGTCCGATAAGTGCGAGCAGCTGGTGGTCGGCGGCGGCATCGCCAACACCTTCCTCAAGGCTGTCGGCAAGAACGTCGGCAAGTCGCTGTGCGAAGACGACCTGGTTCCGACTGCACAGGCACTGATGAGCAAGATGCAGGCGCGCGGTGCTTCCATCCCTGTTGCGGTGGACGTGGTGGTCGGCAAGAAGTTCGATGCCAACGAACCCGCAGTGCTGAAGGATGCCGGCGATGTGGCCGACGACGACATGATCTTCGACATCGGTCCGAAATCCGCTCAGGAACTGGCCGACATCATCATGAATGCGGGCACCGTGGTCTGGAACGGTCCGGTCGGCGTGTTCGAATTCGACCAGTTCGGCGAAGGCACCAAGACTATCGCCAAGGCTATCGCGGAAACCAAGGCCTTCACCCTGGCTGGCGGCGGCGACACCATTGCGGCGATCCAGAAGTACGACATCTACGACAAGGTGTCCTACATTTCCACCGCTGGCGGTGCATTCCTCGAATTCCTCGAAGGCAAGACTTTGCCTGCCGTGGCGATTCTGGAAGAGCGCGCCAAGCAATAA
- the pyk gene encoding pyruvate kinase — protein sequence MLRRTKIVATLGPASSDPKVLEQMIRAGVDLVRMNFSHGSAQDHMARAEKVRAAAAAVGRTVGILADLQGPKIRVRKFENDKIVLNKGDTFILDAALDGLGNQERVGLDYKDLPKDVSKGSVLLLNDGMLEFDVAEVRGSEVVCTVVRGGVLSNNKGINRKGGGLTAPALTDKDKEDIKTAALIKADFLAVSFPRTGDDMRYARELMHEAGGKSLLVAKIERAEAIPVLGDIIDASDAIMVARGDLSVEVGDAAVPGLQKRMIKMARAKNRLVITATQMMESMITNPIPTRAEVSDVANAVLDGTDAVMLSAETAVGDYPVETIEAMARICLKAEKETEENGVDRRMDHIKFTRIDQSIAMSALYAASHFKVKAIVALTQSGSTALWMSRINAGVPIFAMTPLASTLSKVTLFSGVHPIAFKIESKSHAVTLHQAEDELVRLGLVEEGDLIVMTVGEAVGRAGHTNTLKIVRVGDHRK from the coding sequence ATGCTGCGTAGAACAAAAATAGTTGCAACGCTGGGGCCTGCCTCCAGCGACCCAAAGGTGCTGGAGCAAATGATTCGCGCCGGGGTTGACCTGGTGCGGATGAACTTTTCGCACGGCTCGGCGCAGGATCACATGGCCCGCGCCGAAAAGGTGCGCGCCGCCGCTGCTGCGGTCGGCCGTACCGTCGGTATCCTCGCCGACCTGCAAGGGCCTAAGATCCGCGTGCGCAAGTTCGAGAACGACAAGATCGTGCTCAACAAGGGCGATACTTTCATTCTCGACGCCGCGCTGGATGGCCTGGGTAACCAGGAGCGTGTCGGTCTGGACTACAAGGACCTGCCCAAGGATGTGAGCAAGGGCTCGGTGTTGCTGCTCAACGACGGCATGCTCGAATTCGACGTTGCCGAAGTCCGGGGTAGCGAGGTGGTCTGTACGGTGGTACGCGGCGGCGTGTTGTCCAATAACAAGGGCATCAACCGCAAGGGTGGCGGCCTGACGGCGCCTGCCCTGACCGACAAGGACAAGGAAGACATCAAGACGGCCGCGCTGATCAAGGCGGACTTCCTGGCCGTGTCCTTCCCGCGTACCGGCGATGACATGCGTTACGCTCGCGAGCTGATGCATGAAGCTGGCGGCAAGAGCCTGCTGGTGGCCAAGATCGAGCGCGCGGAAGCCATTCCCGTGCTGGGTGACATCATCGATGCGTCCGACGCCATCATGGTGGCACGCGGTGACCTCTCCGTGGAAGTCGGCGATGCGGCAGTGCCCGGATTGCAGAAGCGCATGATCAAGATGGCGCGCGCGAAGAACCGTCTGGTGATCACCGCGACTCAGATGATGGAGTCGATGATCACCAATCCGATCCCGACCCGTGCCGAAGTGTCCGACGTGGCCAATGCCGTGCTGGATGGTACCGATGCGGTGATGCTGTCGGCGGAAACTGCGGTGGGCGACTACCCGGTGGAAACCATCGAAGCCATGGCGCGTATCTGCCTCAAGGCCGAGAAGGAAACCGAGGAGAACGGCGTAGACCGTCGCATGGACCACATCAAGTTCACGCGCATCGACCAGTCCATCGCCATGTCTGCGCTGTATGCCGCCTCGCATTTCAAGGTGAAGGCCATCGTCGCGTTGACGCAATCCGGTTCTACCGCATTGTGGATGTCGCGTATCAATGCCGGCGTGCCGATCTTTGCGATGACCCCGCTGGCATCGACCCTGAGCAAGGTCACCCTGTTCAGCGGCGTGCATCCCATCGCGTTCAAGATCGAATCGAAGAGTCACGCCGTGACCCTGCACCAGGCGGAAGACGAGCTGGTGCGCCTTGGTCTGGTGGAGGAAGGCGACCTGATCGTGATGACCGTTGGCGAAGCGGTCGGCCGTGCAGGACATACCAACACGCTGAAGATCGTGCGTGTCGGCGATCACCGCAAGTAG
- the fba gene encoding class II fructose-bisphosphate aldolase (catalyzes the reversible aldol condensation of dihydroxyacetonephosphate and glyceraldehyde 3-phosphate in the Calvin cycle, glycolysis, and/or gluconeogenesis) has translation MALVSLRQLLDHAAENSYGLPAFNVNNLEQVKAIMEAADECNSPVIMQGSAGARKYAGEPFLRHLIEAAVEMYPHIPVVMHQDHGASPAVCINAIKSGFSSVMMDGSLMTDGKTPSSFEYNVNVTRSVVEMSHAVGVSVEGELGCLGSLESGHGEKEDGHGAEGVLSHDQLLTDPNEAAEFVKLTQVDALAIAIGTSHGAYKFTKPPTGDTLAISRIKEIHARIPNTHLVMHGSSSVPQEWLEIINQFGGAMPQTYGVPVEEIVEGIKHGVRKVNIDTDLRMASTGATRRYLAQNPKDFDPRKFLAETTKAMKAICKARYEAFGSAGQAGKIKPISLDAMATRYIKGELNAIIK, from the coding sequence ATGGCACTCGTATCCTTACGTCAACTTCTCGACCACGCGGCGGAAAACAGCTACGGCCTGCCCGCATTCAACGTCAACAACCTGGAACAGGTGAAGGCGATCATGGAAGCGGCTGACGAATGCAACAGCCCGGTGATCATGCAAGGCTCCGCAGGCGCACGCAAGTACGCAGGCGAACCGTTCCTGCGTCACCTCATCGAGGCCGCAGTGGAAATGTATCCGCACATCCCCGTCGTCATGCACCAGGACCACGGCGCATCCCCGGCCGTATGTATCAACGCCATCAAGTCCGGCTTCTCCAGCGTGATGATGGACGGCTCGCTGATGACCGACGGCAAGACACCTTCCAGCTTCGAATACAACGTGAACGTTACCCGCAGCGTCGTAGAAATGTCGCACGCAGTCGGCGTATCCGTTGAAGGCGAACTGGGCTGCCTGGGTTCCCTGGAGTCCGGCCACGGCGAAAAGGAAGACGGCCACGGCGCGGAAGGCGTGCTGAGCCACGACCAACTGTTGACCGACCCGAACGAAGCCGCCGAGTTCGTCAAGCTGACCCAGGTTGACGCATTGGCGATCGCGATCGGTACTTCCCACGGCGCGTACAAGTTCACCAAGCCGCCCACAGGCGACACCCTGGCGATCAGCCGCATCAAGGAAATCCACGCACGTATCCCCAACACCCACCTGGTGATGCACGGTTCTTCTTCCGTGCCGCAGGAATGGCTGGAGATCATCAACCAGTTCGGCGGTGCGATGCCCCAGACCTACGGCGTTCCTGTTGAAGAGATCGTGGAAGGCATCAAGCACGGCGTACGCAAGGTGAACATCGACACCGACCTGCGTATGGCTTCCACCGGCGCGACCCGTCGCTACCTGGCACAGAACCCCAAGGACTTCGACCCGCGCAAGTTCCTGGCCGAGACCACCAAGGCGATGAAGGCAATCTGCAAGGCACGCTACGAAGCCTTCGGTTCCGCAGGCCAGGCCGGCAAGATCAAGCCGATCTCGCTGGACGCGATGGCAACACGCTACATCAAGGGCGAACTGAACGCGATCATCAAGTAG
- a CDS encoding type IV pilin protein: MIELMIVVVIAGVLAAIALPSYKNHVVRGSRAAAQTELLELASLQERIYLNSNAYTANVATAYNGNATTGGLGKSGAKTSDGKYDITLTGVGQTYTLSAKPVAGKTQEGDGCLTIQENGLRLWHQNNDTCAAAAPSAWK; this comes from the coding sequence TTGATTGAATTGATGATAGTAGTGGTAATTGCCGGCGTTCTCGCCGCCATTGCACTGCCAAGCTACAAAAATCATGTTGTCCGTGGCTCGCGTGCTGCGGCTCAGACCGAGTTGCTGGAATTGGCGAGTCTGCAGGAAAGAATCTATCTCAATTCCAATGCCTACACCGCTAATGTTGCCACAGCCTATAACGGAAACGCTACGACCGGCGGTCTTGGCAAAAGTGGCGCAAAGACTTCCGACGGGAAGTATGACATCACGCTCACTGGTGTAGGACAGACTTATACATTGAGTGCAAAACCTGTGGCGGGAAAAACTCAGGAAGGTGACGGTTGCCTTACCATCCAAGAAAACGGTTTACGGCTCTGGCATCAAAACAATGACACCTGTGCCGCCGCAGCTCCTTCTGCCTGGAAGTGA